The DNA sequence TCCAAACATTTGTAAAAGGCCCTAGATTCCATTTAGTGAATCCTAATTGCAATCAAAACTCATAACTAACACTTACTACAACAAACAGAGAACCTGAACTTGAGGCCTAAAACACATTTAATCCTTGTACTAAAGTAGCTCAACCAATAAATTAAGCACAATAAGAAGGTGAATCAGCTTTACATTTAGTCGATTCATGTATCACCGTTTTGGGTTATAATTCAATATATAAATAGTGCAGCAAATTAGAATTTTTCATtctacaaaatataaattattaatacaaAATAGCATAGCATAAATTCATCAACAGGCAACAACTAATAAAATCAGAATTCAGAAttaatggaaaataaaaaaaaattaaagtatgaaaaaaatgaaaaagcagcCACCAATTATCAGAAATTCATAGAACAAAACATCCATTAACAAAAACAACAGCCACCAacttcaaaaaatcaaaattaccatcaaattcatgaaaaaaaagcaaaaacctAAACTAAAATCCCAAAATACAAGAAGAAAAGGAGAGAGTAGTGAATCTTACCAGGGATAAGAGAAATGGCTGAAGAGATCAGAAACGCCGGTGAAGAGAAGAGCGGCGAACAACGGGAAGAGAGCAAACGAAACAGGGCACACGGGGTGGTGCGGTGCGGTGATGATGCAGTGTGGGCCGGCTAAAACGGACAGTGACGAGGCCGTGACGATGGTGGTCGGAGGTTGCGGACGATGGAGAGAATGCAGAGGAAGGGTGCAGAGAGAGACGAAGGGTTTTGCGAGGAGAGGAGCACTGTTGAACAACAAATGCGGCGCTCTATGTTGGAAGTGGGAAGTGGGAACTGGGAAGAGGAGTTAGGGTTAacttttctatatatatatatgcaaagtgaaattacttaaaaaccaaaataaaaattaaattcataaggATATTTAAGTAATTTAATATATTCGGGGATTGTGGGGAATACGGGGACGGGGACGGGGATCTCCGCTCGGGTCCCCGCATCTGCTTCGGAGAAATTTTGTCCCCCATCCCCGTCCCCGCAGGAAAAATTCTCCGCTATCGGGGCCCCATTCGGGGCGGTCCCCGCGGGGATCCCCGCTTCCTGGGGATTTTTGACACCCCTGCTCAGAACCATGTTAGTGACCTAACTTATGCTACCTTAATTCTCAATTCTTCACCACCATACCACCCCACCCCAACCACCATTCAAATCCTTTCTCATCCAAATCTCATCCCCAGCTATCGCTACTGTCATCGCCTCCTTTTCACCCTCCTTCAAATCACATATCCCACTCTTCTCCTCTGCTTCTACCAAATTTCAATTACGTTCCTTCATCTTCCTTTCATTCCATTTCCACACTCTAAatctttcaatttcattttttgATTTGCTTCGTCGCTTTGCATTCATATCAAGATGCGACAATTATTAGAGTTTTGGCTCTTAGGGTTGGCTTTGATAATATTGTACTTCATCTCGCGAGATCTTCTTGTCGACCATTTTTGTTTCTTACTCGTTTGATTTATTTGTCTTTGTGAAAATCATCATCGTTGTCGTTGTTTTGGTTGCTAGTGCTATTGCGGTTATCGTAAGGGTTTTGGTGTGGACACAGGTCTAGCAGATTACCATATGCTTCCAAGGACGAGATCTAGTGAAGGAGAGGTTGTGGAAGGGACTGAAAAAACTAATAGCAGCAGCAATAACAACAACGACAGTGGCGTATGTGGTGGTGTTGTTGCCACCTCTTTTCACAAGAGTTGAGTTGGTTGGGGGAGCTAACTGTCTGTTCGTTCTCTACTGCTGCCAAGGATTCGACGGTTAACGACACTAACCAGAGCAGAAACAACGACGACAGCAGTAACATAAATGTTGAAGTGGACCTTAACTAGTTTGGTGGTAAAGGAAAGGAGGCCGCGGTGGTGGTAGTGGTGGCAATGGTGGCGGTGGTGGTAGTCGCTAGAGATGAGAGTTGGATGAGGAAGATTTTGGATGATGGTGGCAAAGGATTCGGAATTAGAGTAGTGGTGATGGTGAAGAGTTAGAATTTGGCGGGGTAGGTTAGATTCAAAAAGTTAGTCTAAGAATTTTGAATAATTACAAGTTTAGGTAATTTTGTTAAGAGTAATGTTACCTATACAAGTCTTTTTGTTTATAAGTCTTATAAATTGGGCCAAGTCTAACAAAAATTAGATTTACCCACTCGAGCGTGATAACACATGCATTATTCAACCATTTCTAAAACGTGTTCTCACTCACCATTATAAAaaaccttcttcttcttctttacgttcctccttctccttctcttcctcctcttccttctttttcttctttttttttgacatttctcctcttttttcttcGTATGTTTTATCTTCAtcgttattttttattactgttgttgttgctttttttcctccttctttttctattgattttgcaatattatgtattttttttctttgtttgattttttctcccaagaaaaataataagaaaatgaaataagaaaGACGAGGAAGAAAAAACagtagaagatgaagaggaggaagagaaagagttttgagttatacaaaatttatcaaaataaaaatacacccaaaaatttttaaaatacaccaaaatatcttcgtgttatacctaaatatcttcgtgttatacccaaatttgttgcaaatatagaaaaatattttctctaatactgtgtttttttttctttatttctttcttttttttagttaaatgaatgtaagttcatcctctTTACAGCATTATgtgttcttttttttctttgtttgattttttttatttttattcgtgttaagagagtaaaacaagaagaaaggaaaagatgaataagaacaaaagaagatggtgatgatgattaaaaaaaaaagaaacagaagaagatgaaaaggagaaaatgaaaaagttttgaattatacagaacttatcagaataaaaatacaccaaaaaattcttaaaatacacccaaatatcttcataatacacccaaatttgctgcagaaaaatattttctctaatactatttttttcttctaaattgaGCCACACTTTAACCACTTGATTGgattaaaaataagaataaattttgTTCTGGTTCAATTGACAATCCGAAACtgaattatttattatcttcaACAATGAGATAATTGATgataaaagagaaagaaaaaaagaaaagaggagaacaaatttcaataaaaatggaaaaaaaaaaaggggaagaagagaaggaaaagGAGGTAATATTGATGACGatgataatgaaaaaaaattacgaaaaaaaaaagaaaaagagacacGGAGGAAGAAGAGACAGCAcggaaaaagaagagaaagcacagaaaaaaacataaaagtgcgtgaatataaatgacttgataaaaaaatacttgTACGTAGAGAATAACTCTTTTGTTAATTAAAGGCTATCTTtcataaatacaaaattaatttcatttttaaaattaatttcattttttaagATATATTTATCAACATTCtctaaatatttataaatagaAATGATAGTTTACATATCATGTGATAAAACTAGGGACCTTGGTCCCGAGGAAAAAGGAATTTAGAATTCATATGATTTAACAAATCTGAACATTTCTAAGCCAAACACATGCATATTAACAACCaaattaaattacaaaaaatgCGACCGAGTTAGCAAAGGAAACTTTTAGTCAATGGAATCAGCAATCTCACCTAACTTGTATAAAGGACGACCCAAAATATATTCATTACGTGactttggcacaagatttacaATAGATAGGACCACCACCAAGCAACTGGTTCTTCGATCTTACCAACTTTTAAACTCTCAAGCTGTGTTTCTCTTCTGTTACCGACCTACAGTGAGTAAAATGGTTCTAGAGTCGGTCCATTCAAACACACTGATGCGATCGAAAAGTGCCATTTGAAAGTAATTTGACTATCGCTTTTTCAATTCGTTGAGAACCTGAGCCAGGTCTCAAAATATTAGCATCTCCCCATGTTAAGCATGTGCTGTTTCCAGACTCACCTAAGCACCATCCACCAGGAACAACTGATCCAGGACTCCGTCTCAGAAGTTTTTGGTCAATTAGATCAAGCACAGGATCATCTGGTTGAAATTTCCGAGCAAAGGCAGCTCCGCTGCGAATCATGTCATCAAAATCACTGGAATTAAGCGGTCGAGGATCACTTATGTGACGGTTGTCATACATAGCATATAATAAGTTCTGATTTATGACTGTCCTGTTGAACTGACGTGAATTACAAAGAACAGAGGGGAAATAGTTGGACAGCGACCAGGGTGTGTTTGCAAAATACATCAGCAGTAGCCGTGGGAGGTTGTCTGCTCCCAAGATGCAGAACTCCAGAAAACTGCGAGTCAGGATAGAAAAAGAGGAACCTACACAAAAAGGAGTTAATACAATTAACACAACTATCTCCGAAGAAAAAAGAATATTGCTAgatgaaattatatatatgataataattctttttttaaaaaatggtaCAAAAAATATCAAGTAATTTAAGCAATTAAGAGAAACCACGGAAGAGAAGGCAAAAACAAAGGATTTGGCTCCTCTAAAGTGAGAGATTAACCTTGAGGATACAGCCCAAAAATAGCCCATAAATTGATAAGGAATTGAACTAAAGTTTAGATAAGGACAAGAGCAACAAAAATGGATCAGTTAACATGTCAAGTATTTAAGTAGTAGCtaatttatagtttaaaatCTATACTCTAATATAATTGGCCGAAGATAAAGTTTTTTTATTGAAACAGAGTTTCAACCCGCAATGTTGTATGGATCAGAATTCTAGGCAGTGAACTGCAATCACAGCCAAAAAGAAGAATATCACAGATGAGGATGCTGCAGTAGATAAGATTACTCATATAAATAAGTTAAGAGAAGTAACTTATGATGGTTGGGGCAAGGAAGACGACCTAAACATGCCAGGATTATGTAAGATAAAACAGATAATCACCCTTCAAAGATAGTACATCAAAACTGAAAAAGACATAAACAGACACTAGTTAATAGTAGGGTACAAAGGGCACCAAGATAACTTCAGTATGTGACTTGCTTATGGTTTTCATTTCCAATTTTCATCTCTAACCAGATTCTACTGCTCATCTTGCTAAGCTCACATTCTCCGTACACTATTTCAGTTCATAAATGGAAACCATGTGATTCCAAAGCTTCCTTCAGAACTTTAATTTATCCTTTATTCCACCTCTACTGTATCTGAAAGCAAAATTCCATAATTTCATTGCACCAGATACACCTTATTGGAAATGAAATCACTATTTTAGCATAAGCTTTAGCTTTAGGTGCATTCAGAAAAACTGTGATGCTGCAGTTTGTGAAGATAGCAGCATCAACCACGATCTAAGTGAAAATTATGTCAGTTGTTTAACAACAATcacaatcatatctttttctattgATGTTGAAGTTTATAGCCTCTATTACCAATAACATGAAAAGCTAAAAGTACATGCAGACTCAGAGCAAAGGCATTCAACAAAATCATACCTGTAAAAACGCGGAAAGCACTAGGGAGATCTCTCTTCTGAGTGGCATAAAACATTTCGGTCCCTTCAGCAAGATACAGGCCTGGATCAACAATAATGGGTCTCAACCTCCTCGACCTACATCATTAAAAGCTATGAAAAATAAGTATCACGACTATAGTTCATTCAGCATCAAACACTTGAGAATTGAAATTCCTTCTCCAAAACACTACAAACAATAAAAAAGACTCAATTTCCACACACTAGCAAACATAAAATAACTTCATAATGTAAGCTAGTTTTGGGATCATGGCGAGAAACTATTCACCATGATAATTACCTACCTTCTAAATTTCAATTAACAGAAGGAGAACTTTGAAACAACAATTGAGTTGTCTTTATATAATCTCGAAGACATGGATTGAAGCCAATTAGCCAAGTTAGATGGCCTGCATTATAACCCATTTGGCTATGGTCCTTTTCCGGACTCGCCATAATCCAGGATGCTTCGTACCAGGCTTCCCTTATACTTCTATTGAGTATCTATATCTATACTATATAATATGAGGATTTTGAACGTGTTGATGTGTAACTTTTTTTCCTAAAATACCTTCCATTATATATAATTTCCAAGATTTGAATTCCAGTCCTTTGAGTTAAATTATAAACTCAACTAATCCAACATTTATTATTTGtatacatatttaatatttgaaaGAGTGAATCGATAGGCACTACACTAGTGAGTATAATGCAATTTTAAAACAATAAACGCATTAAACTGAACATTAGCTTACTCTTTCCAGCCAATATAGCTTGAATGATTCACAAAGTTCATATCTTTAGGCAGGAATGACATGATGTGAAGAAGATCTGAcaatacacaaaaaataaaaaaaaaaataaaaatcaatgcacCAATTCATATAACCGAACCCAAAAAAAGAGCCACAaatgcagcaaaaaaaaaaaaatacaccaTACCATACCATCTTGGGTAACAAGCGGATAAGCATCAGCACTAAGGCTAACAAACCAATCCCACTTCAAGTTCAACCGAATCAGTATCGACGCTGCGTGAAGCGCAAGCGAAACGGGCGAGGATCCTTTCTGGTACGCGAAATCGGGTTTCCCCACAACATGAACATTCTGTGCGGCTTTGAAAATAGGGTTCGACTGGACAGTGAGAGCCACGCGCTCGCGGTCCGCGTGGGAAGCGGAAGGGTCGAGAT is a window from the Arachis stenosperma cultivar V10309 chromosome 3, arast.V10309.gnm1.PFL2, whole genome shotgun sequence genome containing:
- the LOC130966396 gene encoding beta-glucuronosyltransferase GlcAT14B, coding for MQKSGSTAGAAAAAAPTPPQSQQHQWSSILTSKPIFSTLFSLRDPKPTNKPTLLLYTFLAISLLSITFIFSLCTSSSSTGPHSGPDPFLFPAHQAHNHRIIYDSTKANPPPPSIAYLISGSRSDSGRIIRLLHATYHPLNQYLLHLDPSASHADRERVALTVQSNPIFKAAQNVHVVGKPDFAYQKGSSPVSLALHAASILIRLNLKWDWFVSLSADAYPLVTQDDLLHIMSFLPKDMNFVNHSSYIGWKESRRLRPIIVDPGLYLAEGTEMFYATQKRDLPSAFRVFTGSSFSILTRSFLEFCILGADNLPRLLLMYFANTPWSLSNYFPSVLCNSRQFNRTVINQNLLYAMYDNRHISDPRPLNSSDFDDMIRSGAAFARKFQPDDPVLDLIDQKLLRRSPGSVVPGGWCLGESGNSTCLTWGDANILRPGSGSQRIEKAIVKLLSNGTFRSHQCV